Proteins from a genomic interval of Gossypium hirsutum isolate 1008001.06 chromosome A09, Gossypium_hirsutum_v2.1, whole genome shotgun sequence:
- the LOC107889199 gene encoding histone deacetylase 9: MSKAELSKEMRTSPTVQPSNCGNGEAPINYQLLLLTILEKDCPVFENLFEFCQIYAGGTIDAARRLNNQLCDITINWAGDLYHANKWEALRFCYINDLVLGILEFLKYHARVLYIDIDVHHTRVF, translated from the exons ATGTCGAAGGCGGAGCTTTCCAAAGAAATGCGTACGTCTCCCACTGTGCAGCCCAGCAATTGTGGGAATGGCGAGGCTCCGATCAATTATCAGCTATTATTGTTG ACAATCTTGGAGAAGGACTGCCCTGTGTTTGAAAACTTGTTTGAATTTTGTCAAATTTATGCTGGTGGGACAATAG ATGCTGCAAGAAGATTAAACAATCAGTTATGTGATATTACTATAAATTGGGCTGGTGATTTATATCATGCCAATAAGTGGGAGGCACTTAGGTTTTGTTACATCAATGACTTGGTTTTGGGAATCTTGGAGTTTCTGAAGTATCATGCCCGTGTATTATATATTGATATAGATGTACATCATACCCGTGTATTCTAG